In Epinephelus fuscoguttatus linkage group LG15, E.fuscoguttatus.final_Chr_v1, a genomic segment contains:
- the LOC125901933 gene encoding sentrin-specific protease 5-like isoform X1: MPRTQSHCRKEKYLKRRKAFMSSVKGVSHFSRRAKRRLYCKLQLWMWRKRKEKCSLVMFKARKRACGISAGPCLSIKTQSQKNKVPALVSPPGCDTGGSEDTLREENGPLNSCESVTPSEIASSSSQNLVTDTNISAGNVSQTVPTVTVPSEKTETLEQLSEITDPLKLSDTVKPLLTSDSDAHGLTAHFKERRVTAPAQRVEADGPSGHCTAVTDQATNRDTAERITSKKTSHTDLSLLTKNIHEFLDDFYRTHGSFIPLKKSDVLRHLRRRFNTDFSDRKNYIFSEVTKYGTAIVQKPVPSFQVVYKKHTLTLDDLSTLADQNWLNDQVMNMYGELIMESAYHKVQFLNSFFHRQLMTKGYDGVKRWTKQVDLFSKRLLLVPIHLEVHWCLVTADIVKKKICLYDSQGNALQKVARNILKYLMTEAKEKKRADFERGWAVSFDEKIPQQTNENDCGVFVLEYSRCLALAKPLQFSQKDIPKIRKRIYKELCDCKLHEYG, encoded by the exons ATGCCCCGAACACAGAGCCAttgcagaaaagaaaaataccTCAAGAGGAGAAAGGCATTCATGTCCTCAGTCAAGGGAGTTTCTCATTTCTCCAGGCGAGCCAAGAGACGCTTGTATTGTAAATTACAGCTTTGGATGTGGAGGAAGCGAAAGGAGAAATGCAGTTTAGTTATGTTCAAAGCAAGAAAAAGAGCTTGTGGGATCAGTGCCGGACCCTGCCTCAGCATTAAGACAcaatcacagaaaaataaagtccCAGCTCTTGTGTCACCTCCTGGATGTGATACTGGAGGTTCAGAGGACACGCTGAGAGAGGAGAATGGCCCGCTGAATTCATGTGAATCTGTAACTCCGTCAGAAATTGCTTCCAGTTCCTCACAGAACCTGGTTACGGACACAAATATTTCTGCGGGTAACGTCAGTCAAACGGTGCCTACAGTGACAGTGCCATCAGAGAAAACGGAAACTTTGGAACAGCTCAGTGAAATTACAGACCCTTTAAAACTTTCTGACACTGTCAAACCCCTGTTGACTTCAGACAGCGATGCACATGGCttaactgcacattttaaagaACGAAGGGTGACGGCACCAGCCCAGAGGGTGGAGGCTGACGGCCCATCAGGACATTGCACTGCTGTCACAGACCAGGCTACAAACAGAGACACTGCTGAGAGAATCACCAGTAAAAAGACCTCTCATACTGATTTAAGTCTACTGACGAAAAACATCCATG AATTTCTCGACGACTTCTACAGAACACATGGAAGTTTCATCCCATTAAAAAAGAGCGACGTGTTGAGACATCTGAGGAGGAGGTTTAACACTGATTTCAGCGACAG GAAAAATTACATCTTCTCAGAGGTTACCAAATATGGAACTGCGATCGTTCAGAAGCCTGTTCCCTCCTTCCAGGTGGTCTACAAGaagcacacactgacactggaTGACTTGTCCACACTAGCGGATCAGAACTGGCTCAACGACCAG GTCATGAATATGTATGGAGAATTGATTATGGAATCTGCCTATCACAAG GTCCAATTCCTCAACAGCTTCTTCCACAGGCAGCTCATGACTAAAGGATATGATGGTGTTAAGAGATGGACGAAGCAG GTGGATTTGTTTTCTAAGAGGTTGCTTCTGGTGCCGATCCACCTGGAGGTTCACTGGTGTCTGGTCACAGCTGACATTGTCAAAAAGAAGATCTGCCTTTATGACTCTCAAGGGAACGCACTCCAGAAGGTTGCGAGG AACATCCTGAAATACTTGATGACAGAAGCAAAGGAGAAGAAGCGAGCAGATTTTGAACGAGGTTGGGCGGTGTCGTTCGATGAG AAAATCCCCCAACAGACCAATGAAAATGACTGCGGAGTTTTTGTCTTGGAG TATTCAAGATGCCTCGCTCTTGCGAAACCTCTGCAGTTTTCACAGAAGGACATACCAAAGATTCGCAAGAGGATCTACAAAGAGCTCTGTGACTGTAAGCTCCACGAATACGGCTGA
- the ahsg2 gene encoding alpha-2-HS-glycoprotein 2: MKLLGISLVLGLLAGVWAQLNVVRPLCDSPEAEEAALVAQDYLNSQHAHGYKYVLNRIEDIKVYTQPDGDNIYLLELDLLETDCHVLDPTPLANCTVRPKILTAVEGDCDVVLKKVGGALTVTAFKCKTEESTEDFCAGCPILLPLNDTMALDFVQTSLVTLNNMTENITYTLAEVGRVTSQVVFGGPLYSAEYVVVEAICLDDVCEPLQDPMASRGLCTAKGLSNDHTVSCKMFVNLMPAVDANGTAPVVQVQKDSLSPKHGLRHHKLTALHNPHLSSLLSAESAESAETVPVVPAVVDAGAAAAPAADPAAPAADPAAPAADPAAPAADPTAADPAPPVDLGSSSDSVSAEIPHAVMKRDVPVTPAGNPAAQVDPINLVPVCPGRIRFF; this comes from the exons ATGAAGCTCCTCGGCATCTCGTTGGTTCTGGGACTACTGGCGGGGGTATGGGCCCAGCTCAATGTGGTGCGACCTCTCTGCGACTCCCCTGAGGCAGAGGAGGCAGCTCTGGTGGCTCAGGATTACCTCAACAGCCAGCACGCTCACGGCTACAAGTATGTACTGAACAGGATCGAGGATATCAAGGTCTATACACAG CCTGATGGAGACAACATATATCTGCTGGAACTTGACCTGCTGGAGACAGACTGTCATGTGTTGGATCCCACACCTCTTGCCAATTGCACAGTCAGGCCAAAAATATTGACG GCAGTGGAAGGAGACTGTGACGTGGTGCTGAAGAAGGTCGGCGGAGCTCTGACTGTCACAGCATTCAAGTGTAAAACAGAAG AATCAACAGAGGACTTCTGCGCGGGCTGTCCTATCCTCCTTCCCCTGAATGACACCATGGCGCTGGACTTTGTCCAAACCTCTCTTGTAACCCTCAACAACATGACTGAGAACATAACATACACTCTTGCAGAGGTTGGACGGGTGACATCACAG GTTGTGTTTGGTGGGCCGCTCTATAGTGCAGAATATGTTGTAGTTGAGGCTATATGCTTGGATGATGTCTGCGAGCCCCTGCAGGACCCCATGGCT TCACGTGGTCTTTGTACTGCCAAAGGTTTGAGCAATGATCACACAGTGAGCTGCAAGATGTTCGTAAATCTG ATGCCTGCTGTAGATGCCAATGGCACTGCACCAGTGGTCCAAGTCCAAAAAGACAGCCTGTCTCCCAAGCACGGTCTGAGGCACCACAAACTGACCGCTCTCCACAACCCACATCTGAGCAGCCTTCTGTCTGCAGAATCTGCAGAGTCTGCTGAAACTGTGCCTGTAGTCCCTGCAGTGGTTGATGCCGGTGCAGCTGCTGCACCTGCTGCCGATCCAGCTGCACCTGCTGCCGATCCAGCTGCACCTGCTGCAGATCCTGCCGCACCGGCTGCCGATCCAACTGCTGCAGATCCTGCTCCACCTGTAGACTTGGGATCTTCCTCAGATTCAGTCAGTGCTGAGATTCCTCATGCTGTGATGAAGAGAGATGTACCTGTCACACCTGCTGGCAACCCTGCAGCTCAAGTAGACCCCATTAATCTTGTGCCAGTGTGTCCAGGAAGGATCAGGTTCTTCTAA
- the LOC125901928 gene encoding protein crumbs homolog 1-like isoform X2 has translation MDGHLCLRSLRGQGSSTLVQELPEYLSNNMWHMVEASLGGVVSLIRLLCTEGSCTKDSSAEVQLLENASALLDPGTVRQSLFIGAVRGSWGLGRAADEADYPPAFLGCFRDVFVDSHLVLPATVSEDSDVQENITVGCSDKDKCDDSPCQNRGRCVSQGWRSYMCECHRPYEGNNCAEEYITARFGSKDMESYASFSLDDDPGDAVTISMFIRTRQSNGLLLILANSTSQYLRLWLEEGRVTVQVNNFETLVGRGAVSDGHFHLVTVKLEGMAAALFQSAQSQGSMPIRYTQVHPGDLVFVGGLPDSRASASFGGYFKGCVQDLRINSKRLQLYPIASPVESYSLKQLVNVAQGCSSDNACAVKPCLNGGVCYSMWDDFICNCPPNTAGQRCEEVKWCELSPCPATAVCQPRSQGFECLSNVTFRADSSILHCRSNGKIRRSLGTVTLSFRTRQSTATLLHAQKDSDYLTISLLDSHVVMELQSGADEDPRRVTVQSQGPVSDGEWHTVELSIENQTLPTSKWIMAVDGGVREPSMSKTAAEDLDFLREGADIFLGGLSLDVGVNLSGCLGPVEIGGLPLPFHLDTELNLPRPQEEQFMRINSDATPQYGCWGASVCAPNPCKNEGVCEDLFDLHDCTCPSEWTGPLCQDPTDTCISSPCIYGNCIDLHGGFECVCEPGYSGKQCELEVDMCENSNCSDGATCLKGLQSYSCLCPQNLTGQYCEDKIPEIPWYIETNPLPQLPVSSCTGTRWNYSCFNGGNCSEADNTCYCLPGFTGQWCEKDVDECASDPCMNGGFCVNYVNSFECVCDMNHSGVHCQMDVSDFYLYLFLGLWQNLFQLVSYLVIRLDDEPEIEWGFHIND, from the exons ATGGATGGGCATCTCTGCCTCCGCAGCCTGAGAGGTCAAGGCTCCAGCACACTGGTTCAGGAGCTGCCGGAGTACCTGTCCAACAACATGTGGCACATGGTGGAAGCATCACTGGGCGGTGTGGTCAGCCTCATcaggctgctctgcactgaagGAAGCTGCACCAAAGACTCCAGCGCTGAAGTCCAGCTGCTTGAGAATGCTTCTGCTCTCCTAGACCCAGGAACAGTTCGTCAGAGCCTCTTCATAGGGGCAGTCAGGGGGAGCTGGGGTTTGGGCAGAGCAGCAGATGAAGCAGACTACCCGCCTGCTTTTCTGGGCTGCTTCAGAGATGTGTTTGTGGACTCACACTTGGTGCTGCCTGCTACTGTGTCAGAAGATTCAGACGTCCAGGAAAACATCACTGTGGGATGCAGCGACAAAGACAAGTGCGACGACAGCCCGTGTCAGAACCGAGGGCGCTGTGTGAGCCAGGGCTGGAGGAGCTACATGTGTGAGTGCCACAGGCCTTATGAAGGGAACAACTGTGCAGAGG AGTATATCACAGCAAGGTTTGGAAGCAAAGACATGGAGAGTTATGCTTCCTTCTCACTGGACGATGACCCAGGAGACGCTGTGACTATATCCATGTTCATTCGCACCAGACAGTCCAATGGCCTGCTCCTCATCCTGGCCAACAGCACCAGCCAGTACCTCCGTTTGTGGCTGGAAGAGGGCAGGGTCACAGTTCAGGTCAACAACTTTGAGACCCTCGTTGGTCGGGGTGCGGTCAGTGACGGACATTTCCATTTGGTGACCGTGAAGTTGGAAGGAATGGCAGCCGCGTTGTTCCAGTCAGCCCAGAGCCAGGGATCCATGCCCATCAGGTACACCCAGGTACATCCTGGGGATCTGGTTTTCGTTGGGGGGCTTCCAGACTCAAGGGCCTCTGCTTCGTTCGGCGGCTACTTTAAGGGATGTGTTCAGGATCTGAGGATTAACAGCAAACGGCTGCAGCTTTATCCCATTGCAAGTCCTGTGGAATCTTACAGCCTGAAGCAACTCGTCAACGTCGCACAAGGATGCAGCAGTGACAATGCCTGTGCT GTCAAACCCTGTCTCAACGGGGGAGTGTGTTACTCCATGTGGGACGATTTCATCTGTAACTGCCCCCCCAACACCGCAGGGCAGCGCTGTGAGGAGGTGAAATGGTGTGAGCTGTCTCCCTGTCCCGCCACTGCTGTTTGTCAACCCCGCTCTCAGGGCTTTGAGT GTTTGTCTAATGTGACATTTCgggctgacagcagcatttTGCACTGTCGGAGCAACGGGAAGATTAGGCGCAGCCTCGGCACTGTCACCCTCAGCTTCCGCACAAGACAGTCCACTGCCACCTTACTACATGCACAGAAGGACTCAGACTACCTCACCATCTCCCTCCTGGACTCTCATGTGGTCATGGAGCTCCAGTCTGGGGCTGACGAGGATCCCCGCAGGGTGACAGTTCAAAGCCAGGGTCCAGTCAGTGATGGAGAGTGGCACACTGTGGAGCTCAGCATAGAGAACCAGACGCTCCCGACCTCCAAGTGGATCATGGCTGTGGACGGAGGTGTGAGGGAGCCAAGCATGTCCAAAACAGCTGCAGAGGACCTGGATTTTCTCAGGGAGGGAGCAGACATCTTCCTGGGGGGACTGAGCCTGGACGTTGGAGTGAACCTGTCTGGTTGTCTGGGCCCAGTGGAGATTGGAGGCCTTCCTCTTCCTTTCCACCTGGACACAGAGTTGAACCTGCCCAGACCTCAGGAGGAGCAGTTTATGAGGATAAACAGCGATGCTACCCCACAATACGGCTGCTGGGGAGCCAGTGTGTGTGCGCCTAACCCCTGCAAGAACGAGGGTGTGTGTGAGGACCTGTTTGACCTGCACGACTGCACGTGTCCCTCTGAGTGGACAGGGCCACTGTGTCAAGACCCAACAGACACCTGCATCTCCAGCCCCTGCATCTACGGCAACTGCATCGACCTACATGGGggatttgaatgtgtgtgtgagccaggGTACAGCGGTAAACAGTGTGAGCTGGAGGTAGatatgtgtgaaaacagcaattGCAGTGACGGTGCCACATGCCTCAAAGGTCTCCAGAGCTATTCGTGCCTCTGCCCTCAGAATCTGACGGGCCAGTACTGCGA GGACAAAATTCCTGAAATCCCATGGTACATTGAGACAAATCC ACTTCCTCAGTTGCCTGTATCCTCCTGCACTGGTACAAGATGGAACTACAGCTGCTTTAACGGAGGGAACTGCTCTGAAGCAGACAACACCTGTTACTGCTTGCCTGGTTTCACAGGACAGTG GTGTGAGAAAGATGTGGATGAATGTGCCTCGGACCCGTGTATGAATGGAGGCTTCTGTGTCAACTACGTGAACAGTTTTGAGTGCGTGTGTGATATGAATCACTCGGGAGTACACTGCCAAATGGATGTCAGTGACTTCTACCTGTACCTCTTCTTGGGCCTGTGGCAGAACCTCTTCCAGCTGGTGTCCTACCTTGTGATACGCCTCGACGATGAGCCGGAGATTGAGTGGGGATTCCACATCAACGATTAG
- the LOC125901933 gene encoding sentrin-specific protease 5-like isoform X2, with product MPRTQSHCRKEKYLKRRKAFMSSVKGVSHFSRRAKRRLYCKLQLWMWRKRKEKCSLVMFKARKRACGISAGPCLSIKTQSQKNKVPALVSPPGCDTGGSEDTLREENGPLNSCESVTPSEIASSSSQNLVTDTNISAGNVSQTVPTVTVPSEKTETLEQLSEITDPLKLSDTVKPLLTSDSDAHGLTAHFKERRVTAPAQRVEADGPSGHCTAVTDQATNRDTAERITSKKTSHTDLSLLTKNIHEFLDDFYRTHGSFIPLKKSDVLRHLRRRFNTDFSDRKNYIFSEVTKYGTAIVQKPVPSFQVVYKKHTLTLDDLSTLADQNWLNDQVMNMYGELIMESAYHKVQFLNSFFHRQLMTKGYDGVKRWTKQVDLFSKRLLLVPIHLEVHWCLVTADIVKKKICLYDSQGNALQKVARNILKYLMTEAKEKKRADFERGWAVSFDEKIPQQTNENDCGVFVLEYSRCLALAKPLQFSQKDIPKIRKRIYKELCD from the exons ATGCCCCGAACACAGAGCCAttgcagaaaagaaaaataccTCAAGAGGAGAAAGGCATTCATGTCCTCAGTCAAGGGAGTTTCTCATTTCTCCAGGCGAGCCAAGAGACGCTTGTATTGTAAATTACAGCTTTGGATGTGGAGGAAGCGAAAGGAGAAATGCAGTTTAGTTATGTTCAAAGCAAGAAAAAGAGCTTGTGGGATCAGTGCCGGACCCTGCCTCAGCATTAAGACAcaatcacagaaaaataaagtccCAGCTCTTGTGTCACCTCCTGGATGTGATACTGGAGGTTCAGAGGACACGCTGAGAGAGGAGAATGGCCCGCTGAATTCATGTGAATCTGTAACTCCGTCAGAAATTGCTTCCAGTTCCTCACAGAACCTGGTTACGGACACAAATATTTCTGCGGGTAACGTCAGTCAAACGGTGCCTACAGTGACAGTGCCATCAGAGAAAACGGAAACTTTGGAACAGCTCAGTGAAATTACAGACCCTTTAAAACTTTCTGACACTGTCAAACCCCTGTTGACTTCAGACAGCGATGCACATGGCttaactgcacattttaaagaACGAAGGGTGACGGCACCAGCCCAGAGGGTGGAGGCTGACGGCCCATCAGGACATTGCACTGCTGTCACAGACCAGGCTACAAACAGAGACACTGCTGAGAGAATCACCAGTAAAAAGACCTCTCATACTGATTTAAGTCTACTGACGAAAAACATCCATG AATTTCTCGACGACTTCTACAGAACACATGGAAGTTTCATCCCATTAAAAAAGAGCGACGTGTTGAGACATCTGAGGAGGAGGTTTAACACTGATTTCAGCGACAG GAAAAATTACATCTTCTCAGAGGTTACCAAATATGGAACTGCGATCGTTCAGAAGCCTGTTCCCTCCTTCCAGGTGGTCTACAAGaagcacacactgacactggaTGACTTGTCCACACTAGCGGATCAGAACTGGCTCAACGACCAG GTCATGAATATGTATGGAGAATTGATTATGGAATCTGCCTATCACAAG GTCCAATTCCTCAACAGCTTCTTCCACAGGCAGCTCATGACTAAAGGATATGATGGTGTTAAGAGATGGACGAAGCAG GTGGATTTGTTTTCTAAGAGGTTGCTTCTGGTGCCGATCCACCTGGAGGTTCACTGGTGTCTGGTCACAGCTGACATTGTCAAAAAGAAGATCTGCCTTTATGACTCTCAAGGGAACGCACTCCAGAAGGTTGCGAGG AACATCCTGAAATACTTGATGACAGAAGCAAAGGAGAAGAAGCGAGCAGATTTTGAACGAGGTTGGGCGGTGTCGTTCGATGAG AAAATCCCCCAACAGACCAATGAAAATGACTGCGGAGTTTTTGTCTTGGAG TATTCAAGATGCCTCGCTCTTGCGAAACCTCTGCAGTTTTCACAGAAGGACATACCAAAGATTCGCAAGAGGATCTACAAAGAGCTCTGTGACT GA
- the LOC125901928 gene encoding protein crumbs homolog 1-like isoform X1, whose product MYIETKLLDPEAPLNVTFSFRTTRPVGTLLQRRVDDLLLSIELMDGHLCLRSLRGQGSSTLVQELPEYLSNNMWHMVEASLGGVVSLIRLLCTEGSCTKDSSAEVQLLENASALLDPGTVRQSLFIGAVRGSWGLGRAADEADYPPAFLGCFRDVFVDSHLVLPATVSEDSDVQENITVGCSDKDKCDDSPCQNRGRCVSQGWRSYMCECHRPYEGNNCAEEYITARFGSKDMESYASFSLDDDPGDAVTISMFIRTRQSNGLLLILANSTSQYLRLWLEEGRVTVQVNNFETLVGRGAVSDGHFHLVTVKLEGMAAALFQSAQSQGSMPIRYTQVHPGDLVFVGGLPDSRASASFGGYFKGCVQDLRINSKRLQLYPIASPVESYSLKQLVNVAQGCSSDNACAVKPCLNGGVCYSMWDDFICNCPPNTAGQRCEEVKWCELSPCPATAVCQPRSQGFECLSNVTFRADSSILHCRSNGKIRRSLGTVTLSFRTRQSTATLLHAQKDSDYLTISLLDSHVVMELQSGADEDPRRVTVQSQGPVSDGEWHTVELSIENQTLPTSKWIMAVDGGVREPSMSKTAAEDLDFLREGADIFLGGLSLDVGVNLSGCLGPVEIGGLPLPFHLDTELNLPRPQEEQFMRINSDATPQYGCWGASVCAPNPCKNEGVCEDLFDLHDCTCPSEWTGPLCQDPTDTCISSPCIYGNCIDLHGGFECVCEPGYSGKQCELEVDMCENSNCSDGATCLKGLQSYSCLCPQNLTGQYCEDKIPEIPWYIETNPLPQLPVSSCTGTRWNYSCFNGGNCSEADNTCYCLPGFTGQWCEKDVDECASDPCMNGGFCVNYVNSFECVCDMNHSGVHCQMDVSDFYLYLFLGLWQNLFQLVSYLVIRLDDEPEIEWGFHIND is encoded by the exons ATGTACATAGAGACCAAGCTTCTAGACCCAGAGGCTCCTCTTAATGTGACATTCAGTTTCAGGACAACGAGACCGGTCGGCACTCTTCTGCAGCGCagagtggacgacctgctcctCAGCATCGAACTGATGGATGGGCATCTCTGCCTCCGCAGCCTGAGAGGTCAAGGCTCCAGCACACTGGTTCAGGAGCTGCCGGAGTACCTGTCCAACAACATGTGGCACATGGTGGAAGCATCACTGGGCGGTGTGGTCAGCCTCATcaggctgctctgcactgaagGAAGCTGCACCAAAGACTCCAGCGCTGAAGTCCAGCTGCTTGAGAATGCTTCTGCTCTCCTAGACCCAGGAACAGTTCGTCAGAGCCTCTTCATAGGGGCAGTCAGGGGGAGCTGGGGTTTGGGCAGAGCAGCAGATGAAGCAGACTACCCGCCTGCTTTTCTGGGCTGCTTCAGAGATGTGTTTGTGGACTCACACTTGGTGCTGCCTGCTACTGTGTCAGAAGATTCAGACGTCCAGGAAAACATCACTGTGGGATGCAGCGACAAAGACAAGTGCGACGACAGCCCGTGTCAGAACCGAGGGCGCTGTGTGAGCCAGGGCTGGAGGAGCTACATGTGTGAGTGCCACAGGCCTTATGAAGGGAACAACTGTGCAGAGG AGTATATCACAGCAAGGTTTGGAAGCAAAGACATGGAGAGTTATGCTTCCTTCTCACTGGACGATGACCCAGGAGACGCTGTGACTATATCCATGTTCATTCGCACCAGACAGTCCAATGGCCTGCTCCTCATCCTGGCCAACAGCACCAGCCAGTACCTCCGTTTGTGGCTGGAAGAGGGCAGGGTCACAGTTCAGGTCAACAACTTTGAGACCCTCGTTGGTCGGGGTGCGGTCAGTGACGGACATTTCCATTTGGTGACCGTGAAGTTGGAAGGAATGGCAGCCGCGTTGTTCCAGTCAGCCCAGAGCCAGGGATCCATGCCCATCAGGTACACCCAGGTACATCCTGGGGATCTGGTTTTCGTTGGGGGGCTTCCAGACTCAAGGGCCTCTGCTTCGTTCGGCGGCTACTTTAAGGGATGTGTTCAGGATCTGAGGATTAACAGCAAACGGCTGCAGCTTTATCCCATTGCAAGTCCTGTGGAATCTTACAGCCTGAAGCAACTCGTCAACGTCGCACAAGGATGCAGCAGTGACAATGCCTGTGCT GTCAAACCCTGTCTCAACGGGGGAGTGTGTTACTCCATGTGGGACGATTTCATCTGTAACTGCCCCCCCAACACCGCAGGGCAGCGCTGTGAGGAGGTGAAATGGTGTGAGCTGTCTCCCTGTCCCGCCACTGCTGTTTGTCAACCCCGCTCTCAGGGCTTTGAGT GTTTGTCTAATGTGACATTTCgggctgacagcagcatttTGCACTGTCGGAGCAACGGGAAGATTAGGCGCAGCCTCGGCACTGTCACCCTCAGCTTCCGCACAAGACAGTCCACTGCCACCTTACTACATGCACAGAAGGACTCAGACTACCTCACCATCTCCCTCCTGGACTCTCATGTGGTCATGGAGCTCCAGTCTGGGGCTGACGAGGATCCCCGCAGGGTGACAGTTCAAAGCCAGGGTCCAGTCAGTGATGGAGAGTGGCACACTGTGGAGCTCAGCATAGAGAACCAGACGCTCCCGACCTCCAAGTGGATCATGGCTGTGGACGGAGGTGTGAGGGAGCCAAGCATGTCCAAAACAGCTGCAGAGGACCTGGATTTTCTCAGGGAGGGAGCAGACATCTTCCTGGGGGGACTGAGCCTGGACGTTGGAGTGAACCTGTCTGGTTGTCTGGGCCCAGTGGAGATTGGAGGCCTTCCTCTTCCTTTCCACCTGGACACAGAGTTGAACCTGCCCAGACCTCAGGAGGAGCAGTTTATGAGGATAAACAGCGATGCTACCCCACAATACGGCTGCTGGGGAGCCAGTGTGTGTGCGCCTAACCCCTGCAAGAACGAGGGTGTGTGTGAGGACCTGTTTGACCTGCACGACTGCACGTGTCCCTCTGAGTGGACAGGGCCACTGTGTCAAGACCCAACAGACACCTGCATCTCCAGCCCCTGCATCTACGGCAACTGCATCGACCTACATGGGggatttgaatgtgtgtgtgagccaggGTACAGCGGTAAACAGTGTGAGCTGGAGGTAGatatgtgtgaaaacagcaattGCAGTGACGGTGCCACATGCCTCAAAGGTCTCCAGAGCTATTCGTGCCTCTGCCCTCAGAATCTGACGGGCCAGTACTGCGA GGACAAAATTCCTGAAATCCCATGGTACATTGAGACAAATCC ACTTCCTCAGTTGCCTGTATCCTCCTGCACTGGTACAAGATGGAACTACAGCTGCTTTAACGGAGGGAACTGCTCTGAAGCAGACAACACCTGTTACTGCTTGCCTGGTTTCACAGGACAGTG GTGTGAGAAAGATGTGGATGAATGTGCCTCGGACCCGTGTATGAATGGAGGCTTCTGTGTCAACTACGTGAACAGTTTTGAGTGCGTGTGTGATATGAATCACTCGGGAGTACACTGCCAAATGGATGTCAGTGACTTCTACCTGTACCTCTTCTTGGGCCTGTGGCAGAACCTCTTCCAGCTGGTGTCCTACCTTGTGATACGCCTCGACGATGAGCCGGAGATTGAGTGGGGATTCCACATCAACGATTAG